A single region of the Malaclemys terrapin pileata isolate rMalTer1 chromosome 4, rMalTer1.hap1, whole genome shotgun sequence genome encodes:
- the LOC128837507 gene encoding olfactory receptor 1052-like has translation MVGGNCTQVTEFILKGFTDHPDLQILLFMIFLVIYIITLLGNLGMITLVKIDPRLHTPMYYFLSNLAFVDLCYSTVVAPKMLVDLLAERKAISYTGCAAQICVFCMLIVTECFLLAAMAYDRYVAICNPLLYRVVMCPRLCAQLMAGSFLAGCVNSMAQTTGMLTLTFCGSNVIDLFFCDISPLLSLANSDSSINHVVLLAVTYLTGVFSGLIVLISYVFILNAILRIRSAEGRFKAFSTCTSHLTAVTIFYGSGLFIYLQPSTKYSRDQDKVVSVFYTVVTPMLNPLIYSLRNKEVKDALKRALERKIFSLGLNS, from the coding sequence ATGGTTGGAGGAAACTGTACCCAGGTTACTGAATTCATTCTCAAAGGATTCACAGATCATCCAGACCTTCAGATCCTTCTCTTCATGATTTTCCTAGTGATCTATATTATTACCTTACTGGGGAACCTTGGAATGATCACATTAGTCAAGATCGACCCCAgacttcacacccccatgtattaTTTCCTTAGTAATTTGGCATTTGTAGATCTCTGTTATTCCACAGTCGTCGCCCCCAAGATGCTGGTGGATTTGCTAGCAGAGAGGAAAGCCATTTCTTACACTGGCTGTGCAGCTCAGATCTGTGTTTTCTGTATGCTGATTGTAACAGAGTGTTTCCTCCTGGCTGCAATGGCATATGACCGATATGTGGCCATCTGTAACCCGCTGCTCTATAGAGTTGTCATGTGTCCGAGACTTTGTGCCCAGCTGATGGCTGGGTCTTTCCTAGCTGGGTGTGTAAATTCAATGGCACAGACAACAGGCATGTTAACATTAACCTTCTGTGGCTCCAATGTCATTGACTTGTTCTTCTGTGACATCTCCCCGCTGCTATCGCTCGCCAACTCCGACTCCAGCATCAATCACGTTGTGCTTCTAGCTGTGACATATTTGACTGGGGTATTCAGTGGCCTGATTGTCCTCATCTCCTATGTTTTCATCCTCAACGCTATCCTGAGGATCCGCTCTGCCGAGGGCAGGttcaaagccttctccacctgcacttccCACCTCACAGCCGTCACCATCTTCTATGGGAGTGGCCTGTTCATCTATTTACAGCCCAGCACAAAGTACTCGAGGGATCAGGACAAGGTGGTCTCAGTGTTCTACACTGTGGTGACCCCCATGTTGAACCCCCTGAtttacagcctgaggaacaaggaggtgaAGGATGCCCTGAAGAGAGCGTTAGAGAGGAAAATATTCTCTCTAGGTCTAAATTCATGA